From Paenibacillus physcomitrellae, the proteins below share one genomic window:
- a CDS encoding phosphatase PAP2 family protein, with product MLTRLFAKFHQADRKLFIKINTGLHRKFLNFLLYYVTHLGGATFTISACLISWYFLPRVWGTTALMSLTTLAASHIPVAIAKKTYPRLRPYLALPDTRTFRNPLKDHSFPSGHTTAIFSVTVPFMIIFPLLILPLLPIALLVALSRIYLGLHYPSDVLAGGVIGTLTAFGTVALWP from the coding sequence ATGCTGACTCGACTTTTTGCCAAGTTCCATCAAGCGGACCGGAAATTATTTATCAAAATCAACACCGGGCTGCACCGGAAATTTCTAAATTTCCTGCTCTATTACGTAACTCATCTTGGCGGAGCCACCTTTACAATTTCGGCTTGTCTGATCAGCTGGTACTTTCTGCCCAGAGTTTGGGGAACAACGGCTCTCATGAGTCTTACAACCCTGGCCGCAAGCCACATTCCGGTAGCTATAGCCAAGAAAACCTATCCGAGACTGCGGCCTTATCTTGCCCTGCCGGATACCCGGACTTTCCGCAACCCGTTGAAAGATCATTCTTTTCCGTCCGGCCATACGACAGCTATTTTTTCAGTAACTGTACCGTTTATGATTATTTTCCCCTTGCTCATTCTGCCGCTGCTTCCGATTGCGCTGCTGGTAGCTTTGTCCCGGATTTACCTGGGGCTTCATTACCCCTCTGATGTCCTTGCCGGAGGCGTTATTGGAACATTAACAGCTTTTGGGACGGTTGCATTATGGCCATAA
- a CDS encoding MGDG synthase family glycosyltransferase: MHKQRILLLSEGFGAGHTQAAYALSSNLRKIAPNVQTKVLELGSFLNPRMAPFIITAYKKTVSSQPRLVRLMYRSNYKKSLNKFTTLALHRIFYTHTSQVIKQLHPDVIVCTHPIPSAVISRIKRLGMEVPLCTVITDYDVHGAWVSREVNCYLVSTNQVREKLIERGVDDSKIRVTGIPVHPNFWERHSKEEIRTSFGLKDLPTVLVMGGGWGFMKDETVNSLLASYRDQVQIIFCFGNNTKQLNKMQEDPRFQHPNIQLLGFTREVDKLMEFADLLVTKPGGMTCTEGLAKGIPMLFHQPLPGQEEENSEYFTSQGWGTPITSTDDITDWMDRLINHYDQVVEKRRQVLEQINSYHPTGSAHAIIELLDQNQGRSDLFSYKKTP; this comes from the coding sequence GTGCATAAACAAAGAATATTGCTGTTATCAGAGGGGTTTGGAGCCGGTCATACGCAAGCCGCTTACGCGCTATCCAGTAACTTGCGGAAGATTGCGCCGAATGTTCAGACCAAAGTGCTAGAGCTGGGCAGCTTCCTTAACCCTAGAATGGCGCCTTTCATTATAACTGCATACAAGAAGACCGTCTCATCGCAGCCCCGGCTCGTCCGGCTTATGTATCGCAGCAATTATAAGAAATCTCTGAATAAATTTACGACGCTGGCGCTCCACCGGATTTTCTATACGCATACTTCACAGGTAATCAAGCAGTTGCATCCGGACGTCATTGTTTGTACCCATCCGATTCCAAGCGCGGTCATTTCCAGGATCAAACGGCTTGGCATGGAGGTGCCGCTTTGTACAGTCATCACGGATTATGATGTGCATGGCGCCTGGGTCAGCCGGGAAGTGAACTGCTATCTGGTGTCTACAAACCAGGTTCGGGAAAAGCTGATTGAACGAGGCGTTGACGATTCCAAAATTCGAGTGACGGGCATTCCTGTTCACCCTAATTTCTGGGAACGCCATAGCAAGGAAGAGATCCGGACCAGCTTCGGCCTGAAGGATCTGCCAACCGTGCTTGTCATGGGCGGCGGCTGGGGTTTCATGAAAGATGAAACCGTTAACTCCCTGTTGGCCAGCTACCGGGATCAGGTACAAATCATCTTCTGCTTTGGCAACAATACAAAGCAGCTGAACAAGATGCAGGAGGACCCAAGGTTCCAGCATCCGAACATCCAACTGCTTGGATTTACGCGTGAGGTAGATAAGCTGATGGAATTTGCCGATCTTCTGGTGACCAAACCGGGCGGGATGACCTGTACGGAAGGGCTTGCCAAAGGGATTCCGATGCTGTTTCACCAGCCCCTGCCAGGCCAGGAGGAAGAGAATTCCGAATATTTCACCTCACAGGGCTGGGGAACGCCTATTACCTCCACAGACGATATTACGGACTGGATGGACCGGCTGATTAACCATTACGATCAGGTTGTCGAGAAGCGCCGGCAGGTGCTGGAGCAGATCAACAGCTACCATCCAACCGGAAGCGCCCACGCGATCATCGAACTGCTCGACCAAAATCAGGGGCGCAGCGATTTGTTTTCTTATAAGAAAACGCCATAA
- the ilvC gene encoding ketol-acid reductoisomerase has translation MAVTLYYEQDAELSVLKGKTIAIIGYGSQGHAHAQNLRESGLNVVIGLREGKSFDKAKEDGFEVLSVAEATSRADVVQILMPDETQASVYNSEIAPNLKKGAALMFAHGFNVHFGQIVPSKDNDVLLVAPKSPGHMVRRTYVDGFGVPGLIAIHQDATGQAKEIGLAYAKGIGCTRAGVIETSFREETETDLFGEQAVLCGGVTALIKAGFETLTEAGYAPEMAYFECLHEMKLIVDLIYEGGMATMRDSISNTAEYGDYVTGPRIVTDETKKAMKEVLADIQQGKFARDFILENQSNRAFLTATRRNEAAHPIEVVGSELRGLMHWIKK, from the coding sequence ATGGCAGTTACTTTGTACTATGAGCAAGATGCAGAATTAAGCGTATTAAAAGGCAAGACGATCGCAATCATCGGTTATGGCAGCCAAGGCCATGCCCATGCTCAAAACCTTCGTGAAAGCGGACTGAATGTTGTTATCGGCCTGCGTGAAGGCAAATCCTTTGACAAAGCCAAAGAAGACGGCTTCGAAGTATTGTCGGTAGCTGAAGCAACCAGCCGTGCGGATGTGGTTCAAATTCTGATGCCGGATGAAACTCAGGCGTCCGTTTATAACAGCGAAATCGCTCCTAACCTGAAAAAAGGCGCTGCGCTGATGTTTGCCCACGGTTTCAACGTTCACTTTGGACAAATCGTTCCTTCCAAGGATAATGATGTCCTGCTTGTTGCTCCTAAGTCCCCTGGTCATATGGTTCGTCGTACCTATGTAGACGGCTTCGGTGTACCAGGTCTGATCGCTATCCACCAGGATGCAACCGGACAAGCCAAAGAGATTGGTTTGGCTTATGCTAAAGGGATCGGCTGTACGCGTGCAGGGGTTATCGAAACTTCCTTCCGTGAAGAAACCGAAACCGATCTGTTCGGTGAACAAGCCGTATTGTGCGGCGGCGTAACTGCCCTGATCAAAGCCGGCTTCGAAACGTTGACTGAAGCTGGATATGCGCCGGAAATGGCTTACTTCGAGTGCCTGCACGAGATGAAGCTGATCGTAGACCTGATCTATGAAGGCGGCATGGCTACCATGCGTGATTCCATCAGTAACACTGCCGAATACGGTGACTATGTTACCGGACCTCGCATCGTAACTGACGAAACGAAGAAAGCGATGAAAGAGGTATTGGCTGATATCCAGCAGGGTAAATTTGCCCGCGACTTCATCCTGGAGAACCAATCCAACCGCGCTTTCCTGACTGCAACCCGTCGTAATGAAGCAGCTCATCCGATCGAGGTAGTAGGTTCCGAGCTTCGCGGTTTGATGCACTGGATCAAGAAATAA
- a CDS encoding GNAT family N-acetyltransferase, producing the protein MIRYRRPKQDDPVIYALIEKELVPHSHLSDKEIENIRRDLPARLKNGVTLVAASNYESDPHAFIHFMIHGELLYIDMIAVDQKYQHKRYGKSLMAKAENFAVSRGCSRSKVMVDAGNTHAHLFYSKLGYHTLRFVAQTQCYEMEKSLLSR; encoded by the coding sequence TTGATCCGTTATCGAAGACCCAAACAGGATGACCCTGTCATCTATGCCTTGATTGAAAAGGAGCTTGTCCCGCACAGCCATTTGTCTGACAAGGAAATCGAGAACATCCGCCGGGATTTGCCTGCCCGCTTGAAAAACGGCGTCACCTTGGTTGCAGCGTCCAATTACGAATCCGACCCTCATGCCTTTATCCACTTCATGATTCATGGCGAATTGCTGTACATCGATATGATCGCCGTTGATCAGAAGTATCAGCACAAGCGTTACGGCAAATCCCTGATGGCCAAAGCCGAAAATTTCGCCGTCTCCAGAGGCTGCTCGCGCTCAAAGGTAATGGTGGACGCCGGGAACACACACGCCCACCTGTTTTACAGTAAACTGGGGTACCATACCCTTCGTTTTGTGGCTCAAACCCAGTGTTACGAAATGGAGAAATCACTTCTCAGCCGTTAG
- the rplT gene encoding 50S ribosomal protein L20 gives MARVKGGFVVRRRHKKILKLAKGYFGSKHRIFKTAKEQVNKSLLYAYRDRRQKKRDFRKLWIVRINAAARQNGLSYSKLMHGLKLAEVNINRKMLADLAVNDIAAFNSLATVAKEKINA, from the coding sequence ATGGCAAGAGTAAAAGGCGGATTCGTCGTTCGTCGTCGTCATAAGAAAATTCTGAAACTTGCAAAAGGTTATTTCGGTTCCAAACACCGCATCTTCAAAACAGCTAAGGAGCAAGTGAACAAATCCTTGCTCTATGCTTACCGTGACCGTCGTCAGAAAAAACGCGATTTCCGCAAATTGTGGATCGTTCGTATCAACGCTGCAGCACGCCAAAACGGCTTGTCCTACAGCAAATTGATGCACGGCCTGAAGTTGGCTGAAGTTAACATCAACCGCAAAATGCTTGCGGATCTGGCTGTTAACGATATCGCAGCTTTCAACTCTTTGGCTACTGTAGCTAAAGAAAAAATCAACGCTTAA
- the infC gene encoding translation initiation factor IF-3, which produces MINDEIRAKEVRLVGPDGEQIGIKPIREAQQMAIDLNLDLVNIAPTAKPPVCRIMDYGKFRYEQQKKDKEARKNQKIVDIKEVWFRANIEEHDYQTKLRNVIKFLNEGDKVKCSVRFRGREITHADIGQKILERVKTEVAELSSVERQPKLEGRSMIMILAPKN; this is translated from the coding sequence TTGATCAATGACGAGATTCGGGCGAAGGAAGTACGCTTGGTTGGACCGGACGGCGAGCAGATCGGCATCAAACCGATTCGTGAAGCCCAGCAAATGGCTATCGATTTGAACCTGGATTTGGTGAATATTGCGCCAACGGCCAAACCGCCGGTATGCCGCATCATGGATTACGGCAAATTCCGTTACGAGCAGCAGAAGAAAGACAAAGAAGCCCGCAAGAATCAGAAGATCGTGGACATCAAAGAAGTTTGGTTCCGTGCCAATATCGAGGAACATGATTATCAAACGAAATTGCGCAACGTAATCAAATTTTTGAACGAAGGCGACAAAGTTAAATGCTCTGTACGCTTCCGTGGACGTGAAATCACTCATGCCGATATCGGCCAGAAAATTTTGGAGCGCGTGAAGACCGAAGTGGCAGAACTGTCCAGCGTTGAGCGTCAGCCTAAACTTGAAGGCCGCAGTATGATTATGATTTTGGCGCCTAAAAATTAG
- the ilvN gene encoding acetolactate synthase small subunit: protein MTTKHAIAILVNDQPGVLQRVSGLFGRRGFNIESITVGQSEEQGLSRMVIVTEGDDQTLEQIEKQLYKLIDVIKVVNLSSKPMVSRELALIKVKAEQAERPEIKSLADTFRAAVVDIGTRNMMIQVVGDTEKVDALLELLKPYGIQELSRTGVTAMTRGNAL, encoded by the coding sequence ATGACTACAAAACATGCGATTGCCATTCTAGTGAACGATCAGCCAGGCGTATTGCAGCGCGTGTCCGGCCTTTTTGGCCGGCGCGGCTTCAATATCGAGAGCATTACCGTAGGACAATCCGAAGAGCAGGGACTTTCCCGCATGGTCATCGTGACTGAGGGAGACGACCAGACGCTGGAGCAGATTGAGAAACAGCTCTACAAGCTGATCGACGTCATTAAAGTCGTTAATCTGAGCTCTAAACCGATGGTTTCCCGCGAACTTGCCTTGATCAAAGTCAAAGCGGAGCAGGCGGAACGTCCGGAAATCAAATCGCTGGCCGATACTTTCCGGGCGGCGGTTGTAGATATCGGAACCCGGAACATGATGATCCAGGTGGTAGGCGATACGGAAAAGGTCGACGCGCTCCTGGAGCTGCTTAAGCCTTACGGCATTCAAGAGCTTTCCCGCACAGGCGTAACGGCGATGACAAGAGGGAACGCTTTGTAG
- the rpmI gene encoding 50S ribosomal protein L35, which produces MPKMKTHSSLKGRFKITGTGKVKRYKANRNHLLSHKSKRAKRVLANSPVMYSGDVSRLKQGLANLK; this is translated from the coding sequence ATGCCTAAAATGAAAACACACAGCAGCCTTAAAGGCCGCTTCAAAATTACGGGAACTGGTAAAGTAAAACGTTACAAAGCCAACAGAAATCACCTTCTGTCCCACAAATCGAAACGTGCTAAGCGCGTTTTGGCCAACAGCCCAGTTATGTATTCCGGCGATGTAAGCCGTCTGAAACAAGGCCTGGCTAACCTGAAGTAG
- the ilvB gene encoding biosynthetic-type acetolactate synthase large subunit, with amino-acid sequence MKPEVITGSEILLRSLLLEGVECVFGYPGGAVLYIYDALYGFKDFHHLLTRHEQGAIHAADGYARASGKVGVCIATSGPGATNLVTGIATAYMDSVPLVVITGNVHQSLIGTDAFQEADITGITMPITKHSYLVRDVKDLPRIIHEAFHIANSGRKGPVLIDIPKDVSAATTLFEPAKVMNLRGYNPTVAPNRLQLDKVAAAIQEASQPVILAGGGVVYSGGHEELLQFAETTEIPVTTTLLGLGGFPSGNRLWMGMPGMHGTYTANNAIQQSDLLICIGARFDDRVTGKLDGFAPKAKIVHIDIDPAEIGKNVHTDIPVVGDVKTVLEQLNKLIKRADKADAWRDQIQQWKAEKPFKYKDSNDSLKPQWVIEMLNETTHGEAIVTTDVGQHQMWTAQYYKFNQPRSWITSGGLGTMGFGFPSAIGAQMAHPDRLVISINGDGGMQMCSQELAICAINKIPVKIVVINNQVLGMVRQWQELIYENRYSHIDLSGSPDFVKLAEAYGVKGLRATNKEDAQAVWREALETPGPVLVEFVVDKQENVYPMVTQGSTIDQMLMGDCE; translated from the coding sequence ATGAAGCCGGAGGTCATTACCGGTTCTGAAATTTTGCTGAGAAGCCTGCTGCTTGAAGGCGTGGAATGCGTCTTTGGATACCCGGGGGGCGCCGTGCTGTACATCTATGATGCGCTTTACGGGTTCAAGGATTTCCATCATCTGCTGACGAGACACGAGCAGGGAGCGATCCATGCAGCCGATGGATATGCCAGAGCAAGCGGCAAGGTAGGCGTTTGTATCGCCACTTCAGGTCCCGGCGCTACCAACCTGGTGACAGGTATTGCCACAGCCTACATGGACTCGGTTCCATTGGTTGTCATTACGGGCAATGTCCATCAGAGCCTAATTGGAACCGATGCTTTCCAGGAAGCGGACATTACGGGTATTACGATGCCGATCACGAAGCACAGCTACCTGGTGAGGGATGTCAAAGATTTGCCGCGCATTATTCACGAGGCTTTCCATATTGCGAACAGCGGCCGCAAAGGGCCGGTGCTGATCGATATTCCGAAAGACGTTTCGGCAGCTACTACCTTGTTTGAACCGGCAAAAGTCATGAACCTGCGCGGATATAATCCGACGGTAGCTCCTAACCGGCTGCAGCTTGATAAAGTAGCGGCAGCGATTCAGGAAGCCAGCCAGCCCGTGATTTTGGCAGGCGGCGGAGTTGTCTACTCGGGTGGTCATGAAGAATTGCTCCAATTCGCCGAAACAACGGAAATTCCGGTAACGACCACTTTGCTGGGGCTCGGCGGATTCCCGAGCGGCAACCGCCTTTGGATGGGCATGCCGGGTATGCACGGAACGTATACGGCGAACAACGCGATCCAGCAGTCCGATCTGCTGATCTGTATCGGCGCCCGTTTTGACGATCGGGTAACCGGTAAGCTGGACGGCTTCGCGCCTAAAGCCAAAATCGTCCACATCGACATCGATCCGGCCGAGATCGGCAAGAACGTCCATACGGATATTCCAGTGGTCGGGGATGTCAAAACCGTGCTGGAGCAACTGAACAAACTGATCAAGCGGGCGGACAAGGCGGATGCCTGGAGAGACCAGATCCAGCAGTGGAAAGCGGAGAAACCATTCAAATACAAGGATTCCAACGACAGCTTGAAACCGCAGTGGGTTATTGAAATGCTGAACGAAACGACGCATGGCGAAGCTATCGTAACCACTGACGTCGGACAACATCAAATGTGGACGGCCCAGTATTATAAATTTAACCAACCGCGCTCATGGATCACCTCCGGTGGTCTGGGCACGATGGGATTCGGATTCCCGTCAGCTATCGGAGCGCAGATGGCCCATCCGGATCGGCTGGTCATTTCCATCAACGGCGACGGCGGCATGCAGATGTGTTCGCAGGAGCTCGCGATCTGCGCCATTAACAAAATCCCGGTTAAAATCGTCGTGATCAATAATCAAGTGCTTGGGATGGTCAGACAGTGGCAGGAGCTTATTTACGAGAATCGCTACAGCCATATCGATCTTTCCGGCAGCCCCGACTTTGTGAAGCTGGCTGAAGCCTACGGGGTTAAAGGACTGCGGGCGACGAACAAAGAGGATGCGCAGGCGGTTTGGCGCGAGGCGCTTGAGACACCGGGACCTGTATTGGTAGAATTCGTGGTGGATAAGCAGGAAAATGTCTATCCGATGGTTACTCAGGGTTCTACCATTGATCAAATGCTGATGGGGGACTGTGAATAA
- a CDS encoding glycosyltransferase family 2 protein, which yields MFDGILVTLQIILAVIAVYQFVFSLFGMYRKKHKTQHAPEKSFAVLVAAHNEEQVVGALMENLKELNYPRELYDVFVICDNCTDRTAEIVRQHGMNACVRTNTNQRGKGFAIEWMLKKLWEMPRQYDAVVMFDADNLAHPDFLKEMNNDLCEGARVIQGYIDTKNPEDSWITASYGISYWYVNRLWQLSRHNLRMANFLGGTGMCFETNLLKEMGWGATSLVEDLEFTMRCVDRGVHPVFNYDAKLFDEKPLSFKASARQRLRWMQGHFTVARRYFFPLIWKSIKERSLVKMDMALYAVNVYIVLLTFLLAALIWADQSLFNGPHFATLYSYLPIWASFFAVGANVVTFLLAMALEKVTFKKVYLYLILFPIYLISWYPITFYAFFTQNNKQWSHTQHTRVVRLEEVQSKQG from the coding sequence ATGTTTGATGGCATTTTGGTTACCCTCCAGATCATTCTGGCGGTGATTGCCGTTTACCAGTTCGTATTCTCATTGTTCGGCATGTACAGGAAAAAGCATAAGACGCAACACGCGCCGGAAAAATCATTTGCGGTTTTGGTTGCTGCGCATAACGAGGAGCAGGTGGTCGGAGCTCTGATGGAGAATCTGAAGGAGCTGAACTATCCTCGCGAGCTGTACGATGTATTCGTTATCTGTGACAACTGTACGGACCGCACGGCTGAAATCGTCCGCCAGCACGGAATGAACGCCTGTGTACGGACCAATACCAATCAGCGGGGCAAAGGTTTTGCGATCGAATGGATGCTCAAGAAGCTTTGGGAAATGCCGCGTCAATATGATGCCGTGGTTATGTTTGACGCCGACAATCTGGCGCATCCGGATTTCCTTAAGGAAATGAACAATGACTTGTGCGAAGGAGCACGGGTTATCCAGGGTTATATCGATACCAAAAACCCGGAAGACTCATGGATTACCGCTTCGTACGGGATATCCTACTGGTATGTAAACCGCTTGTGGCAGCTTTCCCGTCACAATCTGCGCATGGCCAATTTCCTTGGCGGAACAGGCATGTGCTTTGAGACAAATCTGCTCAAAGAAATGGGCTGGGGCGCAACCAGTCTGGTCGAGGACTTGGAATTCACCATGCGCTGCGTAGACCGCGGCGTTCATCCGGTGTTTAACTATGACGCCAAGCTGTTTGACGAGAAGCCTTTGTCCTTCAAGGCGTCCGCGCGTCAGCGTCTGCGCTGGATGCAGGGCCACTTTACGGTTGCCCGCCGTTATTTCTTCCCGTTGATCTGGAAGAGTATCAAGGAACGCAGCCTGGTCAAAATGGACATGGCGCTGTATGCGGTGAACGTGTACATCGTTTTGCTTACGTTTTTGCTTGCTGCGCTGATTTGGGCGGATCAATCGCTGTTTAATGGACCTCATTTCGCTACGCTGTATTCGTATTTGCCGATTTGGGCATCGTTTTTTGCGGTGGGCGCGAACGTAGTCACCTTCCTTCTGGCTATGGCCTTGGAGAAGGTTACGTTCAAGAAGGTTTATCTGTACCTGATCCTGTTCCCGATCTATTTGATCTCCTGGTACCCGATTACGTTCTATGCCTTCTTCACTCAAAACAACAAGCAGTGGAGCCATACCCAGCACACTCGGGTCGTGCGGCTTGAAGAAGTGCAGAGCAAGCAGGGGTAA